Sequence from the Miscanthus floridulus cultivar M001 chromosome 16, ASM1932011v1, whole genome shotgun sequence genome:
gacctgATCATCACTGGAGCAAGGCCAGCGGATGTGGATGCATTCAAGGAGCAGATGTCGCGTCTATTCCGGATGAGCGACCTCGGGCTTCTGTCGTTCTACCTCAGGCTAGAGGTCAAGCAAGGTGAGGATGCCATCAAGCTTGGGCAAGCTGCATATGCTCAGAAGCTACTAGAGAAGGTGGGGATGGGGGCATCCAACCCCTGTCACACACCGATGGAGGTTCGGttgaagctctcggcaaagagctcaACACCGGAGGTCGATGCGATGATGTACAGGAGCCTGGTGGGGAGTCTATGCTATCTGGTACATACAAGGCCTGACATCACATATGTGGTTGGCTACGTGAGCCGCTTCATGGAGAAGCCGCGTCAGGAGCATTTGGTCGCTGTCAAGCACATTTTGCGCTACATCACTGGCACAGTCGACTACAGCATCGTCTACTCCAAGCGCTATGACATCGATAACAAGGTGATGGGATACTCGCTGATAGGGTACAGTGACAACAACTTGGGGGACATCTACGAGAGGAGAAGCATGGGcagcatcatcttcttcctcggagACATGCCTGTGTCTTGGCAGTCCTAGAAGTAGAAGATGGTGGCCCTATCGACGTGTGAAGCTGAGTACATGGCACACACTACAGGAGCATGTCAGGCCATGTGGCTCGTGTGGTTGCTAAGAGACATCACAGGCGTCAAAGCCCAGCCGTTGCTACTAAAGATGGACAATCAGTCCGCTATTGCGCTGAGCAGAAATACCGTTTTACACGACAGAAGTAAGCACATTGACACCAAATATCATTTCATTCATGAATGTGTGGAGAATGGGAAGATCTGTGTCGATCAcgtgagcaccgaggagcagctCGTGGATGTTCTGACGAAGTCACTTGGGCGTGCGCGATTTAGTGAACTTTGGTCCAAGATTGGCGTCGCCAGTTTGATGTAAACCGAG
This genomic interval carries:
- the LOC136510873 gene encoding uncharacterized mitochondrial protein AtMg00810-like yields the protein MSRLFRMSDLGLLSFYLRLEVKQGEDAIKLGQAAYAQKLLEKVGMGASNPCHTPMEVRLKLSAKSSTPEVDAMMYRSLVGSLCYLVHTRPDITYVVGYVSRFMEKPRQEHLVAVKHILRYITGTVDYSIVYSKRYDIDNKVMGYSLIGYSDNNLGDIYERRSMGSIIFFLGDMPVSWQS